One part of the bacterium genome encodes these proteins:
- a CDS encoding biopolymer transporter ExbD: MALSLPQEGDDTGGIVAEINITPLTDVFLVLLIIFMVTSSVIANTGKQVSLPEASVSSATDKQAVNVTITEAGEVQVNGRSVPYDQLGPHLKVALDAAEQKTVILRGDRMVILEKAVYVLDQAQLNGAKGFALATKKAK, encoded by the coding sequence ATGGCGCTCTCTCTCCCGCAAGAGGGTGATGATACCGGCGGCATCGTCGCCGAGATCAACATCACCCCGCTGACAGACGTCTTCCTCGTCCTGCTGATCATCTTCATGGTGACGTCTTCGGTCATCGCGAACACGGGCAAGCAGGTGAGCCTGCCCGAAGCTTCCGTGAGCAGCGCGACCGACAAGCAGGCCGTGAATGTGACGATCACCGAGGCCGGCGAAGTCCAGGTCAACGGAAGGAGCGTGCCCTACGACCAGCTTGGCCCGCACCTGAAGGTTGCCCTCGATGCCGCCGAGCAGAAGACCGTGATCCTCCGAGGTGATCGGATGGTCATCCTCGAAAAGGCCGTCTACGTCCTCGACCAGGCCCAGCTCAACGGAGCCAAGGGCTTCGCCCTGGCGACCAAGAAAGCGAAGTAG